The Magnolia sinica isolate HGM2019 chromosome 9, MsV1, whole genome shotgun sequence genome contains a region encoding:
- the LOC131256876 gene encoding UDP-glucuronate 4-epimerase 1 — protein sequence MRSVEDELFPSTPGKVKIERSHAMNRQFHRFFSSTTTMFLWALFLIALTASYLSFQSFMDTGSKYFTVSWGGIQWEKRVRSSAQITRPKGMSVLVTGAAGFVGTHVSLALKKRGDGVVGLDNFNSYYDPSLKRARKALLNGHGIFVVEGDINDVRMLAKLFDVVAFTHVMHLAAQAGVRYAMENPSSYVHSNIAGLVTLLEACKSANPQPSIVWASSSSVYGLNEKVPFSESDRTDRPASLYAATKKAGEEITHTYNHIYGLSITGLRFFTVYGPWGRPDMAYFSFTRNILQGKPITVYRGRDHVDLARDFTYIDDIVKGCLGSLDSSGRSTGSGGKKRGLAPYRIFNLGNTSPVTVPALVGILEKHLKMRAKKNVVEMPGNGDVPFTHANISAATTEFGYNPTTDLQTGLKKFVKWYLSYYGYPSKIVN from the coding sequence ATGCGGTCCGTAGAAGACGAGCTATTCCCTTCCACCCCAGGAAAGGTTAAGATCGAGCGCTCGCACGCCATGAACCGTCAGTTCCACCGGTTCTTCTCATCAACGACCACGATGTTCCTGTGGGCCCTCTTCCTGATCGCCCTCACGGCATCCTACCTCTCCTTCCAGAGCTTCATGGACACCGGTTCCAAGTACTTCACCGTGTCCTGGGGCGGCATACAGTGGGAGAAACGCGTCCGTTCAAGCGCGCAGATCACCCGCCCGAAGGGCATGTCGGTGCTGGTGACCGGCGCGGCCGGTTTCGTCGGTACACACGTGTCACTCGCTCTGAAGAAGCGCGGCGATGGCGTGGTGGGCCTCGACAACTTCAACAGCTATTACGATCCGTCCCTTAAGCGGGCCCGCAAAGCCCTCCTCAACGGCCACGGGATCTTCGTCGTGGAGGGCGACATCAACGACGTGCGCATGTTAGCCAAGCTCTTCGACGTTGTGGCTTTCACCCACGTCATGCATCTCGCGGCGCAGGCCGGCGTACGATACGCCATGGAAAACCCCTCTTCTTACGTCCACAGCAACATCGCCGGCCTCGTCACACTCCTCGAAGCCTGCAAATCCGCAAATCCTCAGCCGTCCATCGTCTGGGCTTCGTCCAGCTCCGTGTACGGTCTCAACGAGAAAGTCCCCTTTTCCGAATCGGACCGCACGGATCGCCCCGCGAGCCTCTACGCGGCGACGAAGAAAGCAGGGGAGGAGATCACGCACACCTACAACCACATCTACGGACTCTCGATCACAGGGCTGAGATTCTTCACGGTGTACGGCCCGTGGGGCCGGCCTGACATGGCCTACTTCTCGTTCACACGCAATATCCTGCAGGGGAAGCCGATCACCGTCTATCGCGGGAGGGATCACGTGGATCTGGCACGTGATTTCACCTACATTGATGATATCGTGAAGGGATGCTTGGGATCGTTGGATTCATCGGGCCGATCGACGGGCAGCGGTGGGAAGAAGCGGGGCCTAGCGCCGTATCGgattttcaatctgggaaatACGTCGCCGGTGACGGTGCCGGCATTGGTGGGGATTCTGGAGAAGCATTTGAAGATGAGGGCGAAGAAGAACGTTGTGGAGATGCCTGGAAATGGTGACGTGCCGTTTACACACGCGAATATCAGTGCTGCGACGACGGAGTTTGGGTACAATCCGACTACGGATTTGCAGACGGGGCTGAAGAAGTTCGTGAAATGGTATCTGTCTTACTATGGCTATCCGAGCAAAATTGTAAATTGA